The Cupriavidus nantongensis genome has a segment encoding these proteins:
- a CDS encoding AraC family transcriptional regulator yields MKAAARPLLPARYFLLLGDYFKSAGTSLDELARAADIDPDRFRDTDFGLNAQQIDRLLAEAVRATGRNDLGFEWGCRLKLNSHDILGYAMLSCTTLDQVLRLCSRYYQLLTPMFRMSYQRSGDHAEVIFRPALPMGRDTLNLLQETIAVSAHLQCKSLLRNPSAVYDIYMAMETPPHAARYRELSPARVHFGASPLPGIRMVADTWSLDAPLPMADAHAVRMAEQRCRTLLQRYSEQGNWTGWVVMMLTEAEDSQPTLEELAGLLGISARTLDRYLKKEDSSFRDLAIEVRNGRAQKLLREGQLPISQIAYRLGFTDVANFSRAFRRANGVSPSDFRGGDGGGRSS; encoded by the coding sequence ATGAAAGCCGCTGCCCGCCCTCTGCTACCGGCCCGCTATTTCCTGCTGCTGGGCGACTACTTCAAGTCCGCCGGCACTTCGCTGGACGAACTGGCGCGCGCAGCGGATATTGACCCGGACCGCTTCCGCGACACGGACTTCGGCCTCAACGCGCAACAAATCGACCGGCTGCTGGCAGAAGCGGTGCGCGCCACCGGACGTAACGACCTTGGCTTCGAGTGGGGCTGCCGCCTGAAGCTGAATTCGCACGATATCCTCGGCTACGCCATGCTCTCGTGCACCACGCTGGACCAGGTGCTTCGACTATGCTCGCGCTACTACCAGCTCCTGACGCCGATGTTCAGGATGAGCTACCAGCGCAGCGGCGACCACGCGGAAGTCATCTTCCGGCCGGCCCTGCCAATGGGCCGCGACACGCTGAACCTGCTCCAGGAGACGATTGCCGTGTCGGCGCACCTGCAATGCAAGTCCTTGCTGCGCAACCCGTCCGCGGTCTACGACATCTACATGGCCATGGAAACGCCACCGCATGCGGCGCGCTATCGCGAACTGTCGCCCGCGCGCGTGCATTTTGGCGCGTCGCCACTGCCGGGGATCCGCATGGTGGCCGACACCTGGAGCCTCGACGCGCCGCTGCCGATGGCCGACGCCCACGCGGTGCGCATGGCGGAGCAACGATGCCGCACGCTGCTGCAGCGGTATAGCGAGCAAGGCAACTGGACCGGATGGGTGGTGATGATGCTGACCGAAGCCGAGGACAGCCAGCCGACGCTGGAGGAACTTGCCGGCCTGCTCGGCATCTCGGCGCGCACGCTGGACCGCTACCTGAAGAAGGAGGACAGCAGCTTCCGCGATCTCGCCATCGAGGTCCGGAACGGACGCGCGCAGAAGCTGCTGCGCGAGGGTCAGCTGCCGATTTCGCAAATTGCCTACCGCCTTGGATTCACCGACGTGGCGAACTTCAGCCGGGCCTTTCGGCGGGCCAATGGGGTCAGTCCGTCGGATTTTCGTGGCGGCGATGGAGGCGGGCGCTCGTCGTGA
- a CDS encoding 2,4'-dihydroxyacetophenone dioxygenase family protein, translating to MLFESINTACLDGNDTPWMPFAPYSNDVMIKYFKIDPVRGETITLLKAPAGMEMPRHHHSGTVIVYTVQGSWRYKEHDWTAHPGSVVYETASTRHTPQAAYAEGPDIITFNIVSGELLYLDDKDNIIAVENWKTSMDRYLGYCKANDIQPRDLSSFEG from the coding sequence ATGCTGTTCGAATCCATCAACACCGCTTGCCTGGACGGCAACGATACGCCGTGGATGCCGTTTGCGCCGTATAGCAACGACGTGATGATCAAGTACTTCAAGATCGATCCGGTACGGGGGGAAACCATTACGCTGCTGAAGGCGCCTGCCGGCATGGAGATGCCGCGCCACCACCATAGCGGCACAGTCATTGTCTACACCGTCCAGGGAAGCTGGCGCTACAAGGAGCACGACTGGACCGCCCACCCCGGCAGCGTGGTGTACGAGACCGCCTCGACGCGGCACACGCCCCAGGCGGCGTATGCCGAGGGCCCGGACATCATCACCTTCAATATCGTCTCCGGCGAGCTGCTGTACCTCGACGACAAGGACAACATTATCGCGGTCGAGAACTGGAAGACATCGATGGACCGCTACCTCGGCTACTGCAAGGCCAACGACATCCAGCCCAGGGACTTGTCCAGCTTCGAGGGCTGA
- a CDS encoding phytanoyl-CoA dioxygenase family protein: MLTTQSQREAFREDGAVLVKNCLDPAQLARCYEAFKWNVANPGPYHFRSLDGTRLQTHIDNANPAVKDKLDDLVATLPFGKVFQELWGSEHVWYFAEEVFAKEGGNSGRGPWHQDTANLPWAGRHWGNAWITFQPIPKKNSLEIIRGSHLGIQYDGASFANADDPTDPLYGDGTLPRLPHIDKELAEDPNAWDVLSWEVTPGDVVFLHPRSLHGGAAVDAACPTRHTLVLRFFGDDATFRALPMSNPRYARNGPLFSEEMAKLNEGEPFRSPVFRQLA; this comes from the coding sequence ATGCTCACCACCCAATCCCAACGAGAGGCGTTTCGCGAGGACGGCGCCGTACTCGTAAAGAACTGCCTCGACCCGGCGCAACTCGCCCGGTGCTACGAGGCGTTCAAGTGGAACGTTGCCAACCCGGGCCCATATCACTTCCGCTCGCTGGACGGTACCCGCCTGCAGACCCATATCGATAACGCCAATCCGGCCGTCAAGGACAAGCTCGACGATCTGGTCGCGACGCTGCCGTTCGGGAAGGTGTTCCAGGAGTTATGGGGCTCCGAACATGTCTGGTATTTCGCCGAGGAGGTATTCGCCAAGGAAGGCGGCAACAGCGGCCGCGGGCCGTGGCACCAGGACACCGCGAACCTGCCATGGGCCGGCAGGCATTGGGGCAACGCGTGGATTACCTTCCAGCCGATTCCAAAGAAGAATTCGCTGGAGATCATTCGCGGCTCCCATCTCGGCATCCAGTACGACGGCGCCAGTTTCGCGAATGCCGATGACCCGACCGATCCGCTGTACGGCGACGGCACCCTGCCCCGCCTGCCGCATATCGACAAGGAGCTCGCCGAAGATCCCAATGCCTGGGACGTGCTCTCCTGGGAGGTAACGCCCGGCGATGTCGTGTTCTTGCATCCGCGTTCGCTGCATGGGGGCGCCGCCGTCGACGCCGCCTGCCCGACCCGCCACACGTTGGTACTGCGCTTCTTCGGTGACGACGCCACGTTCCGGGCGCTGCCGATGTCGAACCCCCGCTATGCCCGCAACGGGCCCCTCTTCAGTGAGGAAATGGCCAAGCTCAATGAAGGCGAGCCGTTTCGCTCGCCTGTCTTCCGCCAACTCGCCTGA
- a CDS encoding RidA family protein: MINPGLTQARHYDQLHFSSATRVGDMIWVSGQVGLDLTTATVGQGMEAQARLAFENLKAVLEAAGASLADIVEIMTFHTDLRGDIQAFVKVKDEYLPERYPSWTGVGVSQLARPEFLVEIRAIAVAGCGAD, translated from the coding sequence ATGATCAATCCCGGCCTCACGCAGGCAAGGCACTACGACCAGCTTCATTTTTCGTCGGCGACCCGGGTCGGCGACATGATCTGGGTGTCCGGCCAGGTGGGCCTCGATCTGACGACCGCCACGGTGGGCCAGGGAATGGAAGCGCAGGCGCGGCTGGCGTTTGAAAACCTGAAGGCGGTCCTCGAAGCCGCCGGAGCCAGCCTGGCCGACATCGTGGAGATCATGACTTTCCACACCGACCTGCGCGGCGACATCCAGGCGTTCGTGAAGGTCAAGGATGAGTACCTCCCTGAACGCTATCCCTCGTGGACCGGCGTGGGCGTAAGCCAGCTGGCCCGGCCCGAGTTCCTGGTAGAGATACGCGCGATTGCGGTCGCCGGCTGCGGCGCCGACTGA
- a CDS encoding DUF1254 domain-containing protein has translation MPTLTHIAWLRRALAALLGMAALQGSAGAAPHGLAEAQEIAIEAYLYAYPMVLMEVTRRVSTNVAAPDPRGGIRAPMNQFAHVSAFPDDKFDAVVRPNADTLYSSLWYDVSREPLIITVPDSGGRYYLLPILDMWTDVFTSPGSRTTGNGPRQFAIVGPRWHGKLPAGMPAYISPTAVGWMIGRTQTNGSADYAAVHKFQAGLHARPLSAWGRRGYEPPKGGTNPRQDMSAPVEQVAKMDAARYFGLFAELMKRNPPHANDYPMLDRMARLGLVPGQDFDMNRLALDVQAALQAAPAQARQQMAQALPRSGSVSNGWRMIGNPIGTYGTDYLRRAVIAFAGLGANTVEDAVYPLAMTDADGKPLDSAERYVIHFDKAQLPPARSFWSLTMYTDRQFFAANPIHRFAIGDRDPLKYNADGSLDLLIQRDPPKGAESNWLPTPATGNFSMNLRLYLPGPTALDGTWKPPVIRRVAD, from the coding sequence ATGCCGACCCTGACTCATATTGCCTGGTTGCGGCGCGCCCTGGCGGCGCTGCTTGGTATGGCCGCGCTCCAGGGCAGCGCAGGCGCTGCACCGCACGGCCTGGCCGAGGCACAGGAGATTGCCATCGAGGCCTATCTCTATGCTTATCCGATGGTGCTGATGGAAGTGACGCGACGGGTCTCGACCAATGTCGCGGCGCCGGATCCGCGGGGCGGCATCCGCGCGCCCATGAACCAGTTCGCGCATGTGTCCGCCTTCCCGGACGACAAGTTCGACGCCGTGGTGCGCCCGAATGCGGACACGCTCTACTCGTCGCTCTGGTATGACGTCTCTCGGGAGCCGCTCATCATTACCGTGCCGGACTCCGGTGGCCGCTACTATCTGCTGCCGATCCTCGACATGTGGACGGATGTCTTTACCTCCCCCGGTTCACGCACGACCGGTAACGGCCCGCGGCAGTTTGCCATTGTCGGCCCGCGCTGGCATGGCAAGCTGCCCGCTGGCATGCCGGCCTATATTTCGCCGACGGCCGTAGGCTGGATGATCGGCCGAACGCAGACCAATGGCAGCGCCGACTACGCCGCCGTGCACAAATTCCAGGCCGGCCTCCATGCCAGGCCGCTCAGTGCCTGGGGCCGGCGCGGCTACGAGCCGCCGAAGGGCGGGACGAACCCGCGCCAGGACATGAGCGCACCGGTGGAACAGGTGGCGAAGATGGACGCCGCGCGCTACTTCGGCCTGTTCGCCGAACTGATGAAGCGCAACCCGCCGCACGCGAACGACTATCCGATGCTCGATCGCATGGCGCGGCTGGGACTGGTGCCAGGGCAGGACTTCGATATGAACCGTCTGGCCCTGGACGTGCAGGCGGCGCTTCAGGCGGCTCCGGCGCAGGCACGCCAGCAAATGGCGCAGGCGCTGCCGCGCTCCGGTTCCGTCAGCAACGGCTGGAGGATGATCGGCAATCCGATCGGCACCTACGGTACCGACTATCTGCGCCGTGCGGTGATCGCCTTTGCCGGCCTCGGGGCCAACACGGTCGAAGACGCCGTTTACCCGCTTGCGATGACGGACGCCGATGGCAAGCCGCTGGACAGTGCGGAACGGTACGTGATCCACTTCGACAAGGCGCAGTTGCCGCCCGCGCGCAGCTTCTGGTCCCTGACGATGTACACCGATCGCCAGTTCTTTGCCGCCAATCCGATCCACCGCTTCGCCATCGGCGATCGCGACCCGCTCAAGTACAACGCCGATGGCTCGCTGGACCTGCTGATCCAGCGCGACCCGCCCAAGGGCGCCGAGTCCAACTGGTTGCCCACGCCGGCAACGGGCAATTTTTCCATGAACCTGCGCCTCTACCTGCCCGGCCCGACGGCGCTGGA